DNA sequence from the Bacteroidales bacterium genome:
AGAATGTTGCTGATGTTGGAGGTGGAAAGAAAAGGTTTGAATGGCAGTGCCGTTACCCAATTGACTATTATCTTATTTCAGTAACTATTTCCGATTACATAGAATACAATATTTATGCAAATCCAACTGGTCTTGGTAAACCATTGCTAATTCAAAACTTTGTATACAATGTTAGTAGCTGTTTGGACATATACAAAAACGCAATTGATGGTACTCCGGCAATAATTGAGTTGTACTCAAACCTCTTCGGGATGTATCCTTTTTCAAATGAAAAGTATGGTCATGTTATGGCTCCTTTCGGAGGTGGCATGGAGCATCAAACAATGACAACTGTTGGCTCCTTCTCAAATGGATTAATTGCACACGAACTCGCCCATATGTGGTTTGGCGATTATGTTACCTGCAAAACATGGCAAGATATATGGATTAACGAGGGATTCGCCTCATATGCCGAGTATATCAATCTTCAAAATCTTAACAGTCAGGCTAATGCAGATTTATGGATGGAATCTGCTCATTATAGAGCAAAACTGAAACCAAATGGTAGTGTTTACCTTGGAATTGCTGAATCTACAGATGAGAATAGGATTTTCAGTACCGAACTCTCCTATAAAAAAGGTGCATGTATTATCCATATACTTAGATATGAGATAAATAACGATTCTTTATTTTATTCAATACTTAAACAATTTCTTAATCGTTTTGGTCATTCAACCGCAACAGGTGAGGATTTTAAGACGGTTGTAAACGAATTAACTGGTCAGGACTATACATGGTTTTTCGACCAGTGGTATTATGGGTATGGTTTCCCTGAATTCACAATCAAATATGGTTACACTGGGAGTCAGAGTTGGGTTGCCATTTCGCAAATCCCTTCAAACCTATCAACGCCCTTGTTTAAAACATCTATGGATTTAGTTCTTAAGTTTAATGATCAAACAACATCAACGCAAAGAATCTTCATTTCTGAAAATCCACAAATCTTCACCTTTGATACGCCAAAGATTCAATCGTTACAAGTTGATCCATTGAGTTGGCTCTTATGTAAATTTGGTTCTATTGAATCAAATGATGCAGATTCCTGGGTTACCATAGATCAAAACCCCTTTTCCAATAAGATTCAATTCACTATTCTACAAGACTACCAAAGCATTAAAGTTTCCATAACAGATATAACTGGAAAAGTACTTTACAACCTATCATTCAACAGCCAATTTTTTGAAATAGATACTTCGAAGTTACCCAAAGGAACTTACATAATAAAAGTTTCAGATGGAAATAGATATGCAGTAAAGAAGATAGTCAAAGGGTAGTAATAATTCTTTATTCGAAATGCTAACGATGATAAAACTAACCAACTTATGATAATTGAGATAATCAAAATATATTAAAACAAATGGCTGTAAAAAAAATTCTATCTCTTGGAAATCCAATGCTCTATGAGAAATCAGCAGAGATTTCAATCAATGAACTCGATTTGGTAAAATCCACAGTTGTTGATTTGCACGATACACTTATCGATTTTAGAAAGCAATATAATTGTGGTAGAGCAATTGCCGCTCCACAATTAGGCATTATGAAGCGGCTTATTTACATGTATATTGATAAACCTATTGTTTTTATTAACCCCTCTCTAGATCAATTTAGCCCCGAAATGTTCGAAGTTTGGGATGATTGCATGAGCTTTCCAAATCTTTTAGTAAGAGTTAATCGATATAAAAGCTGTAGAATTAAATTTAAGGACACTAATTGGCAAGATCAGAAATTAACCTTTAGCAATGATCTTTCGGAGCTAATACAACACGAATACGATCATCTTGATGGAATTCTAGCGACTCAAAGGGCTGTTGATCAATTTTCGTTTGCACTAAAAAGTCATGTAAAGGTTTAAAGGATCTAAAGTCATCTCCCAAAAAGTAAAACAATAGTGAAAGATCAAAATTGCATAATTCTATCCTTTCAATTACTTTTATCGCAATTCAAATATCCTTAAAAAAGTTTTTATGACTCAAAAATTCAAAACACCAATAGTTCCAATTACTATCCTTGCTGCGCTATTCTTTATATTCGGTTTTGCCACTTGGTTAAATGGTACGCTAATTCCTTACCTTAAAATTGCTTGCGAACTCAATACCTTTCAATCTACATTTGTTGCATTCGCATTTTACATCTCCTATTTTGTAATGGCAATACCATCGTCATGGATATTAAGATTTACAGGGTTTAAAAAAGGTATGATGGTGGGCTTATTAGTAATGGCTGTTGGAGCATTAATATTTATACCAGCTGCAAATACTCGTACCTATGGATTGTTCCTAACAGGGCTATTTGTTATTGGTACAGGATTATCTTTACTTCAAACAGCATCAAATCCTTATATCACTATAATTGGGCCTATTGAAAGTGCTGCAAAAAGGATTAGCATAATGGGTATCTGCAACAAAGTTGCCGGTGTGCTTGCTCCTATAATATTGGGTGCTATAATTCTTTCTGATGCTGATACTCTTACCAAGGAACTCCAAGGGTTGGATTCAGCCGCTAGGGCAATTCGGCTTGATGAGATTGCAGCAAGGGTTATAAATCCATATATAATCATGGCAATAATCCTCACAGGTCTGGCATTGATGATAAGGTTATCGCCACTTCCAGAAATTGAAATGGAGCAAAATGAAAATGATAATCAAAAACCTGCGGAGGATAGAAAAAGTGTTTTCATGTACCCCAATCTTGTACTTGGCGTTATTGCAATTTTCTTATACGTTGGTGTAGAGGTAGTAGCAGGAGATACTCTTCCGTTGTATGGACAATCGCAGGGTATTGCACTTTCGGAGGCACGATACTTCACCTCTTTTACGTTAGCCGCTATGGTAATTGGGTACATTATTGGAATTATAACAATCCCTAAATTCATATCTCAATCCAGAGCATTAGCCATTTCGGCTGGTACTGGAATTATTTTTAGTCTCTGCGCAATTTTCACAAATGGCTATACATCAGTTTTGTTTATCGCACTACTTGGTTTAGCCAATGCGCTTATGTGGCCTGCAATATGGCCTTTAGCAATACATGGTATTGGTAAATACACAAAAATTGGGTCTGCACTGCTGATTATGGGTATTGCCGGAGGTGCTGTATTTACGGTTCTTTGGGGTCGCCTATCGGTGATTCAGGCAATTGGACACCAACTGGCATATTGGATTATGATTCCATGCTACTTGTTTATACTCTACTACAGCATAAACGGGCATAGAATATTAAGTTGGAGAAAACTTAGAGCTAAAAATTAGTACCTACATTTGGTTATTGAGTTCGTTTTAAAACATAAAAAATGAAAAAATTAAGATTCTCCCTAGCCTTAGCACTTATTCTATTTGTACAATTATGTTGGGCTCAGCAGCCAAATAGTAAATGGGAAAAATGGAATTTTCTGATGGGAGAATGGGTTGGCGAAGGTAACGGGCAACCCGGTAAAGGGGGTGGATATTTCTCGTTTAATACCGATTTGGATGGAAATATTCTTGTACGCAAGAGTCACACAGAATTCCCTGCAACATCCGATAAGAAAGCCTCCGTTCATGACGATTTAATGTATATCTACACAGATTATACTGGGAATATCTCAAAAGCAATTTATTTTGATAATGAGGGTCATGTAATAAACTACTCGATAACCTATTCGGAAAACTCAATAGTGTTAACAAGCGAAGCAATACAGAATGCTCCCAGATTTCGCCTTTCATACATTGTAATCGATAAGGATTCGGTTAATGTTCGGTTTGAATTTGCTCCACCTTCAAAACCCGATGATTTTAAAATCTATATCGAAGGGAAAAGTGTAAGGAAAAAGTAACCCACAAACTATCCTAAATACCATTCTCGTGATTAGAGAAATGAATGATACCGATGACTCCAGAGTACTCGAAATTTATAGCATGGGTATTGAAACGAGGAATGCGACGTTCGAAACATCTGTGCCAAGCTGGAAGGAATGGGACTCAAAGCATCTGAAGCATTCAAGATTTGTATATGTGGAAGATGGACTAATTCTAGGATGGATTGTCTTTTCTCAAGTATCATCTCGTTATGTTTATAGAGGGGTTGCCGAGGTGAGCATTTATGTCGATTTAAAATATGGAGGGAAAGGTATTGGCTCTAAACTAATGGAAACAGGCATAAAATCCTCCGAAGAAAATGGTATATGGACTATTCAATCGAGCGTATTTCCTGAAAATGCTGCAACTCTAAAGCTCCATCAAAAATTCGGTTTTAGAATTATTGGAAAACGTGAGCGAGTTGCCTCGCTTGATGGTACTTGGAGGGATACCATATTGCTTGAACGAAGAAGTAAAATTGTTGGGAATTAGTATAATATCTCTGTTTTGTTTTAATATAATAATGCGAATTTTAGAGTAGAAAAAAAGGCAAAAAACACAATCAATAACTCCGCCATTTAAGACGGAGTAGATTGAGAAAGGGGAATAGGGCTTTAGCCCAACATCAATTAAATTAACTATTACAAAATAAAATGATACAATTATTTAATTAACTGAGAAAGTTGCTGAAATAAACAAACTAAAATCAAGGGCTAAAGCCCAGATAATTTAATGATTACAGCCTTCGCCTTAAAAGGTGGAGTTATTGATTCAACAATTAATTGACATAAGTAAATGTCTAACTTAATTTTATTTTCGTGAAAAAAACATTCGAAGATGTAGTTTTCGAAAAGATTCAACCTACCGATGGTTATAGCAATAAATACATTGGTTGTACATTCAAAAACTGTGATTTTTCCAACGTTAATTTTGGCATAGCCGAATTTATCGATTGTATATTCATCTCATGCAACCTAACAATGGCTAAGTTCGATAGCACAACACTTAGCAGGGTTAAATTTGATGCTTGTAAACTATTTGGGGTCGATTTTAGTAAATGCTCCAAATTACTTTTCTCCGTATCATTTGAAAACTCAATTTTGAACTACTCTCTCTTCTCCAGGAATGATTTAAAAAATACAGTATTCAATAGCTGTAAGCTAATTGAGACGAATTTTATTGAAACAAACCTCACATCGACAAAGTTTCTTAATTGCGATCTCGAAAAAGCGCTCTTTGATAGGACAAATCTTGAAAAAGCCGACTTTTCCACTTCTCAAAACTATACCATAAATCCTGAGTTGAATAAGCTCAAAAAGACCAAATTCTCAATGCCAGATGTTATTGGCCTTTTACGAGGTTTGGATATTATTATTCAAGAGTGAATCCGTTCAAATAATATCAACTTGGATTATCGTATATGTCCAAAGGAATGTTCTATAATTTATCTCTAATATTGGTATAATCATTTGATGATTTACTAATATTACTATTTTTGAGCATAAGGATATATATGATTTAACAAAGACAAGTCGTTTTAAAGATTTTTTCAATTTTGAAATTATAAGTTTTGAATATGGAAAACTTTCCAAAAATTGAATTACATGTTCACCTGGACTGTTGTTTAAGCTATGATTTTGTGGCAAAGAGAAAAAAAATATCTCACGAAGATTTTATTAAGAATTTTGTTGCTGGCGATAGCTGTTCAAGTTTAACCGATCATTTGAGCTATGTACGTAATGAATTAGAATTACTTCAAACAGAGATAGATTTAAAAGATGCAATAACAGATCTATTCGATCAGTTTAAGAGCGACAACGTAATTTATGCCGAAATACGATTCTGCCCATTACTACACTCGGAAAAAGGGCTTTCTCCCGAAGAGGTTGTTAAAATATTAAGCGATGCCGTAGTTGAATGTCAGGAATTATATAAAATCGAAGCCAATTTAATCCTAGCAACCCTTAGGGAATACTCACCTGAACAAAGTCAGCTCATTTACGATCTCGCTAAAAAAAATATGCATAAGAAAGTTGTTGCAATCGATTTAGCATCCGATGAAATAAAATACGGAATAGGCAATCATATTGGAATTTATAAATCAGCAATGCTCGATAATGTTAATAGAATAGCACATGCCGGTGAAGTTAACGGGCCAGAAAGTGTTTGGGAAACAATCAAAAATCTGAATCCATCAAGAATTGGACATGGGGTAAAGAGCATTGAGGATAGCGAACTAATAAACTATTTAATTGAAAAAAATATTCACCTAGAAGTTTGCCCTTCCAGTAATTTAAAATCTAAAATCTACCCCAATTTAAAAGAACATCCCATAAATGAACTCTATAGAAAAGGCATTTCTGTTGGAATAAATACCGATGGTAGAACCATGACATATACAACATTAAATAATGAATATCAAAATCTGATAAACGCATTTGGATGGGAGAAAACCGATTTCCTGAAATGTAATATAAATTCTATCTCCGCTTCATTTTTAGATAATCACAAAAAAGAGAAATACATTGAACAGCTAATTAATTCATATAAATAAATACGGACACAGCATATCTTCTTGATTTTTTGGTACTTTTTTATCAAGAAAAAAGTACAATAAAAACAATTACAGCATATAGTTTCCAAACAAAGTTCATTTAATCTGTTTACACAAGCTTCTTTACATCATTCATTTGCTCCTTTCTAATATATTGTCTAGTTTTGAATAGCATAATAGATATACCTTACTATATTAACTTACCTAATCTGAGACTTATAACCTTTATTTTATGTATTTATTCTTTGATACCGAAACAACAGGTTTACCAAAAAATTGGAAAGCACCTATAACTGACCTTAAAAACTGGCCACGTCTTGTACAACTAGCATATCTATACTATGACGGAAATGGTAACAAAATTTCGGATGGTGATTTTATAATTAAACCCGAAGGATTTACCATCCCAGCAGATGCATCTCGTATTCATGGAATCTCAACAGAAAGGGCACTTAAAGAGGGTAAATCATTAAAGGAAGTTTTAGAACACTTTCATTCATTAATTGGTAAAGCAGAGGTTCTTGTTGCGCATAATATGAGTTTTGACGAAAAAATTGTAGGTGCCGAATTTTTAAGGATTGGAATGCAAAACTCAATTCCCACAAAAAAGAAAATATGCACAATGCAAAGCACCACAAATTTTTGTGCCCTTAATGGCCCTTACGGTTATAAATGGCCAAAACTGTCGGAGCTACACTACAAACTATTCAAAACAGGATTCGACGAAGCGCATAATGCAGCAGTAGATATAACTGCAACAGCAAAGTGTTTTTGGGAGCTAAAGAGAATTGGAAAGATATAGTTTGAAGTTTTCTAACTGTTAAAACCGGTTAGAAAATTTCTAATTTGCATTAACGCCCTTAAAGAAATTGTTTCAAATCAAAAAAGCCCTCTTACCAAGGGCTTTCATTTTATTACAATCAACAATCTCTCTACATCTTCTCCGGCACATCAATTCCAAGCAACCACATACTTTTCCGTATGGTATCGCCAACAATTTTGGAAAGTGATAACCGTAGAGCTTGAACATCCAATTTTTCTTCCTTTAGGATTGGGAAATCGTGGTAGAACTGGTTGTACTCCTTGGTAAGTTCATAAGCATAGTTAGCCACAAATGATGGGCTTAGCTCCTTCCCTGCCAGCTCCACAATAGTAGGAAATTCGCTTATCAGCTTAATCAGTTCAATCTCCTTTAATGCTGTAAAACCTTGCATTGAGATTGTTTTTGGTAGGTTAATACCCAACTCCTCCGCTTTGCGAAGTACTGAACAAATTCGAGCGTGGGTGTACTGAATAAATGACCCCGTGTTCCCATTAAAATCAATTGATTCGCGGGGATTAAAGGTCATATTCTTTTTAGGATCAACTTTAAGAATAAAGTATTTAAGCGCACCAAGTCCAACCATACGGCTAATTGCGGCAGCCTCATTGCTATCAATACCATCGAGTTTACCCAGCTCAGCGGACATATCGTGGGCAGTTGAAACCATCTCTTCAACCAATTCATCGGCATCAACAACTGTTCCTTCGCGCGATTTCATCTTGCCTTCAGGTAGCTGAACCATCCCGTAGGATAGGTGAAACAGGTTATCGCTCCATTTATAGCCTAGCTTTGCCAGTATCAGCTTAAGTACCTGAAAATGGTACTCCTGCTCGTTCCCAACAACATAGATATGCTCATCGAGATGATGCTCATCAAAACGTTGAATGGCAGTACCAATATCCTGAGTTATATATACCGATGTTCCATCGGAGCGCATTAGAATCTTCTCATCAAGCCCATCATTGGTAAGGTCAATCCAAATAGATCCATCATCCTTACGCTTAAACACCCCTTTATCGAGTCCCTCCAAAACAGTTGCTTTTCCTAAGAGATAAGTCTGTGATTCGTGATATGTTTTATCAAAGCTAATTCCAAGCGCTTTGTAGGTTTTTTCAAATCCATCGTACACCCAACCATTCATCCTCTCCCACAATGCATAAATCACAGGATCTTTAGCCTCCCACTTGCGGAGCATCTCCTGAGCCTCAAGCATTAAAGGTGCTTTGGTTCTTGCCTCCTCATCCGATAACCCTTTCGATTTTAAATCTTCAATCTGCAATTTATACTCCCTATCGAATCGAACATAGTAGTCGCCAACAAAATGATCGCCTTTCTTTCCCAATGATTCTGGGGTTGCACCATTACCAAACTTCTGCCATGCCAGCATCGATTTACAGATATGAATACCTCTATCGTTAACAAGGTTCACCCTTTTAACGTTATTACCATTCTTTTCGAGGATTCTGGAAACCGAAAAACCAAGTAGGTTATTCCTAATATGACCCAAGTGAAGGGGTTTATTGGTATTAGGCGATGAAAATTCAACCATCACGCTCCTCCCCGATGCACCCAATGGCAAAAAGCCATAATCACTGGTCAGGGAGATATTGGTAAGGGTTTCTGCCCAATATTCATTGGACATCGAAAGGTTAAGAAATCCCTTTATTACATTGAAACGAACAATCTGCTTACAATTATCAACCAGATATTGACCAATTTCCTGAGAAGTTGCCTCTGGATTTTTCTTTGATATTTTAAGCAAAGGAAAGGCGACCAAGGTATAGTCGCCTTCAAATTCCTTTCGTGTTTTCTGTATTTGCAGCTGCGAAGCGTCAGCAATCACACCATATAACTTCTCAACTGCTATTTTTGCTTCATTTTGAAGAAATAATTCTGTAGACATTTTTGTCTTTAGTATCTAGTTAAACTCACGCTTCATTCCTACCATGACAAGCCTTGTACTTTTTACCGCTTCCGCAAGGACAAGGATCATTACGACCAACTTTTTTCTCAACACGGATAGGTTCATGACGTTGTTCCTGAGTATTTGAACCTGCATTTAAGGCATCGGTGCGGCTTGTCTCATACTTGCTCATATCGAGTTTACGATGTTGACGAGCTTCCTGAACCTGACTTGGATCCCTTGTAGGAATAAACGCTTTAACCAGAATTGATGCAACATCCCTATTCATCTTATCGAGCATTATTTTGAATAGTTGGTACGCTTCGAATTTATAGATTAATAGAGGATCCTTTTGCTCATAAGTTGCGTTCTGAACGCTCTGCTTAAGTTCATCCATTTCACGTAAATGCTCTTTCCAATAATCATCAACAGTCATTAAACTAATGGATTGGCTGAATGAGCGAGTAAGCTCTTTTCCTCCCGATTCGTATGATTTTTTAAGGTTTGTTACAATTTGATAAACCTTTTGACCATCGGAAATTGGAACTACAATATTTTCATATAATGCCGACTGCTTCTCATATACCTCTTTTATAACAGGATAAGCTTGATTTGCAATAGTTGCAGATTTATGTTTATACGAAGCTAATGCCGATTTATAAATACTATCGGTTAAGTCACTTGCGTTTATCTGGAGATATTCTTTCTCATCAATAGGAACTTCAATGGAAAGATTTCTAATAAGATCTAAATTAAAATCTTCATACGAAGCGATTCCATGATTATCATTTACAACTGCCTGACAAACATCGTATAGCATATTTGCCACATCAACATCTACACGTTCGCCAAACAGAGCATGACGACGACGTGTGTAGATAACCTCACGTTGTGAGTTCATTACATCATCGTACTCGAGCAAACGTTTACGAGTACCAAAGTTGTTCTCTTCAACCTTTTTCTGAGCACGTTCAATCGATTTTGATATCATTGAGTGTTGGATAACCTCACCCTCTTTTAGGCCCAGTCTATCCATAATCTTAGCAATACGATCGGAGCCAAAAAGTCTCATCAATTCATCTTCAAGCGATACAAAGAATTGCGAAGTACCTGGATCTCCCTGACGACCAGCACGACCTCGAAGCTGACGGTCAACACGACGTGATTCGTGACGCTCAGTACCAATAATAGCCAAACCACCAGCAGCACGTACCTCGGGTGTTAACTTGATATCAGTACCACGACCAGCCATATTTGTAGCAATGGTAACAGTTTTAGGTCTACCTGCTTCAGCAACAATATCAGCCTCACGTTGGTGAAGTTTAGCATTCAAAACGTTATGCTTAACACCCTTTATTTTGAGCATTCGGCTTAATAACTCCGAAATCTCAACGGATGTTGTACCAACAAGAACAGGACGATTATTATTTGTTAGACTTACAATTTCATCAATAACGGCGTTGTATTTTTCACGCTTGGTTTTATAAACCAAATCTTCCATATCCTTACGAACTACTGGACGATTTGTGGGTACTACAACAACATCAAGTTTATAGATTGTCCAGAATTCACCAGCTTCAGTCTCAGCAGTACCTGTCATACCGGCTAGTTTATGGTACATCCTAAAGTAATTCTGAAGTGTAATGGTTGCAAAAGTCTGCGTGGCAGCCTCAACCTTTACCTTCTCTTTAGCCTCAATAGCCTGATGCAAACCATCGGAATAACGTCGTCCCTCAAGAATACGACCTGTTTGCTCATCTACAATTTTAACCTTGTTATCCATCACCACATACTCAATATCCTTCTCGAACATGGCGTAGGCTTTCAGCAACTGATGAACGGTATGTACACGTTCCGATTTTATTGAATAGTCCCTTAGTATAGTCTCTTTTGCTTCTAATCTTTCCGCAGGGCTTAAACTACTCTTCTCAAGTTCTGCTACTTCGCTACCAAAATCGGGAAGAACAAAGAACTTTGAATCTTCCGAAGAACTGGTAATTAAATCAATACCCTTATCGGTGAGCTCAACTGAGTTTAACTTTTCGTCAATAACAAAGAAAAGGTCATCAGTAACAACATGCATGTTTTTGTTATTGTCCGACATATAAAAGTTCTCCGTTTTAAGAAGAAGAGCTTTCATACCCTGCTCACTTAAGAATTTAATAAGTGGCT
Encoded proteins:
- a CDS encoding N-acetyltransferase → MNDTDDSRVLEIYSMGIETRNATFETSVPSWKEWDSKHLKHSRFVYVEDGLILGWIVFSQVSSRYVYRGVAEVSIYVDLKYGGKGIGSKLMETGIKSSEENGIWTIQSSVFPENAATLKLHQKFGFRIIGKRERVASLDGTWRDTILLERRSKIVGN
- a CDS encoding T9SS type A sorting domain-containing protein; its protein translation is MKKCIILILLVFYTLYAFSQVNETYETGKHQSKLKSSNTVIYNPKMDAYNVVYYGLNIEASNLTSTISSGRVIIKAKAENAPLTEFVIQLINELTVSQVKIDGQVVTFSHVNNEISFTCPIPIPVGELFTVEVEYSGIPVGAGWSNTVASNWNMSVTWTLSESFHAYEWFPVKQSLTDKADSADIYVTVPSNLKVASNGLLKNVADVGGGKKRFEWQCRYPIDYYLISVTISDYIEYNIYANPTGLGKPLLIQNFVYNVSSCLDIYKNAIDGTPAIIELYSNLFGMYPFSNEKYGHVMAPFGGGMEHQTMTTVGSFSNGLIAHELAHMWFGDYVTCKTWQDIWINEGFASYAEYINLQNLNSQANADLWMESAHYRAKLKPNGSVYLGIAESTDENRIFSTELSYKKGACIIHILRYEINNDSLFYSILKQFLNRFGHSTATGEDFKTVVNELTGQDYTWFFDQWYYGYGFPEFTIKYGYTGSQSWVAISQIPSNLSTPLFKTSMDLVLKFNDQTTSTQRIFISENPQIFTFDTPKIQSLQVDPLSWLLCKFGSIESNDADSWVTIDQNPFSNKIQFTILQDYQSIKVSITDITGKVLYNLSFNSQFFEIDTSKLPKGTYIIKVSDGNRYAVKKIVKG
- a CDS encoding peptide deformylase; this translates as MAVKKILSLGNPMLYEKSAEISINELDLVKSTVVDLHDTLIDFRKQYNCGRAIAAPQLGIMKRLIYMYIDKPIVFINPSLDQFSPEMFEVWDDCMSFPNLLVRVNRYKSCRIKFKDTNWQDQKLTFSNDLSELIQHEYDHLDGILATQRAVDQFSFALKSHVKV
- a CDS encoding pentapeptide repeat-containing protein; translated protein: MKKTFEDVVFEKIQPTDGYSNKYIGCTFKNCDFSNVNFGIAEFIDCIFISCNLTMAKFDSTTLSRVKFDACKLFGVDFSKCSKLLFSVSFENSILNYSLFSRNDLKNTVFNSCKLIETNFIETNLTSTKFLNCDLEKALFDRTNLEKADFSTSQNYTINPELNKLKKTKFSMPDVIGLLRGLDIIIQE
- a CDS encoding sugar MFS transporter; the protein is MTQKFKTPIVPITILAALFFIFGFATWLNGTLIPYLKIACELNTFQSTFVAFAFYISYFVMAIPSSWILRFTGFKKGMMVGLLVMAVGALIFIPAANTRTYGLFLTGLFVIGTGLSLLQTASNPYITIIGPIESAAKRISIMGICNKVAGVLAPIILGAIILSDADTLTKELQGLDSAARAIRLDEIAARVINPYIIMAIILTGLALMIRLSPLPEIEMEQNENDNQKPAEDRKSVFMYPNLVLGVIAIFLYVGVEVVAGDTLPLYGQSQGIALSEARYFTSFTLAAMVIGYIIGIITIPKFISQSRALAISAGTGIIFSLCAIFTNGYTSVLFIALLGLANALMWPAIWPLAIHGIGKYTKIGSALLIMGIAGGAVFTVLWGRLSVIQAIGHQLAYWIMIPCYLFILYYSINGHRILSWRKLRAKN
- a CDS encoding arginine--tRNA ligase: MSTELFLQNEAKIAVEKLYGVIADASQLQIQKTRKEFEGDYTLVAFPLLKISKKNPEATSQEIGQYLVDNCKQIVRFNVIKGFLNLSMSNEYWAETLTNISLTSDYGFLPLGASGRSVMVEFSSPNTNKPLHLGHIRNNLLGFSVSRILEKNGNNVKRVNLVNDRGIHICKSMLAWQKFGNGATPESLGKKGDHFVGDYYVRFDREYKLQIEDLKSKGLSDEEARTKAPLMLEAQEMLRKWEAKDPVIYALWERMNGWVYDGFEKTYKALGISFDKTYHESQTYLLGKATVLEGLDKGVFKRKDDGSIWIDLTNDGLDEKILMRSDGTSVYITQDIGTAIQRFDEHHLDEHIYVVGNEQEYHFQVLKLILAKLGYKWSDNLFHLSYGMVQLPEGKMKSREGTVVDADELVEEMVSTAHDMSAELGKLDGIDSNEAAAISRMVGLGALKYFILKVDPKKNMTFNPRESIDFNGNTGSFIQYTHARICSVLRKAEELGINLPKTISMQGFTALKEIELIKLISEFPTIVELAGKELSPSFVANYAYELTKEYNQFYHDFPILKEEKLDVQALRLSLSKIVGDTIRKSMWLLGIDVPEKM
- the secA gene encoding preprotein translocase subunit SecA, with amino-acid sequence MGFIDGIIAKLFGTKSARDLKELMPIVNRIKEAYPRFVNLSNDELRSETSRLKKKIREYISAEENKVAELKAQMETEGIDYEEKEKVYTEVDSLIKQIDVKIEEILNEILPEAFSIVKETARRFKENETIVVTANDFDRDLAAKKDFVTIEGDKAIYKNRWMAGGNEVVWDMVHYDVQLLGGVVLHQGKISEMGTGEGKTLVATLPVFLNALAGKGVHLVTVNDYLARRDSEWMGPIYEFNGLSVDCIDKHQPNSEQRRRAYLADITFGTNNEYGFDYLRDNMAISPEDLVQRKHHYAIVDEVDSVLIDDARTPLIISGPVPKGDDQMFDEYKPKVEKLVSAQRNYVTQLLADAKKLISEEKTEEGGKLLLRAHKGMPKYKPLIKFLSEQGMKALLLKTENFYMSDNNKNMHVVTDDLFFVIDEKLNSVELTDKGIDLITSSSEDSKFFVLPDFGSEVAELEKSSLSPAERLEAKETILRDYSIKSERVHTVHQLLKAYAMFEKDIEYVVMDNKVKIVDEQTGRILEGRRYSDGLHQAIEAKEKVKVEAATQTFATITLQNYFRMYHKLAGMTGTAETEAGEFWTIYKLDVVVVPTNRPVVRKDMEDLVYKTKREKYNAVIDEIVSLTNNNRPVLVGTTSVEISELLSRMLKIKGVKHNVLNAKLHQREADIVAEAGRPKTVTIATNMAGRGTDIKLTPEVRAAGGLAIIGTERHESRRVDRQLRGRAGRQGDPGTSQFFVSLEDELMRLFGSDRIAKIMDRLGLKEGEVIQHSMISKSIERAQKKVEENNFGTRKRLLEYDDVMNSQREVIYTRRRHALFGERVDVDVANMLYDVCQAVVNDNHGIASYEDFNLDLIRNLSIEVPIDEKEYLQINASDLTDSIYKSALASYKHKSATIANQAYPVIKEVYEKQSALYENIVVPISDGQKVYQIVTNLKKSYESGGKELTRSFSQSISLMTVDDYWKEHLREMDELKQSVQNATYEQKDPLLIYKFEAYQLFKIMLDKMNRDVASILVKAFIPTRDPSQVQEARQHRKLDMSKYETSRTDALNAGSNTQEQRHEPIRVEKKVGRNDPCPCGSGKKYKACHGRNEA
- a CDS encoding 3'-5' exonuclease, translating into MYLFFDTETTGLPKNWKAPITDLKNWPRLVQLAYLYYDGNGNKISDGDFIIKPEGFTIPADASRIHGISTERALKEGKSLKEVLEHFHSLIGKAEVLVAHNMSFDEKIVGAEFLRIGMQNSIPTKKKICTMQSTTNFCALNGPYGYKWPKLSELHYKLFKTGFDEAHNAAVDITATAKCFWELKRIGKI
- the add gene encoding adenosine deaminase, coding for MENFPKIELHVHLDCCLSYDFVAKRKKISHEDFIKNFVAGDSCSSLTDHLSYVRNELELLQTEIDLKDAITDLFDQFKSDNVIYAEIRFCPLLHSEKGLSPEEVVKILSDAVVECQELYKIEANLILATLREYSPEQSQLIYDLAKKNMHKKVVAIDLASDEIKYGIGNHIGIYKSAMLDNVNRIAHAGEVNGPESVWETIKNLNPSRIGHGVKSIEDSELINYLIEKNIHLEVCPSSNLKSKIYPNLKEHPINELYRKGISVGINTDGRTMTYTTLNNEYQNLINAFGWEKTDFLKCNINSISASFLDNHKKEKYIEQLINSYK